From Bradyrhizobium sp. 4:
TCACCGAATAAGTCTCGCCGCGGCGGTTGGGATAGATCAGGTCGGACGCGACGAGATCGTCGGGCGCCACCGTCGTGCCGTCAGCCATCGCGAGCGGTGAGTCGCGCAATGGACCACGGATCGGCCGCCACAGATTGATCACCTGGACGCGGCCTTTCAGCAGCTCCTCGGCCTCATCGGGCAGATGCTCGCGCACGCGGTTGGCGCCCGAGACGCCGGTCTGGTCGACGTGGACGCGTGTTGCCGGCTGACGCGGGCCACCGTCGCGAATATCCGCGGCGCCCTCGACCCGCCTGCGCACGGTATGGTCGAAGATAACGACGCGGTCGGCTTTCAGCGTTGCCCGCAGGAAGGCCTCGACGGCGGGATAGTAGACCGCCCTCACCTCGTCGTCGTTGCTGAAGTCCTTGACCTGGGTTGGATGCCGCACCAGCGCAAAACCTTCGCGGTCGAGCGAGAAATTCTGCGCGATCAGTCGCGCATCGAAGATCGGGACCTGATGCGGCTCCGGCAACGACGTGCTCTTGGGCTCGCCAGGCGGCGGATCGAAGGCATAGGTACGCGGCTTGCCGGAAGCCGGCGCGAGATAGTTGAGTTCGGCGGTGACGAAGGGAAGCGATTCGATTTTTGTTTCTTGCAGGCCCATGGCCGGTCTCCCGATGTGATCGTCGTTATGATTTTTGCCGGGATGGAGCGCGGCGCAAGGGAGGTCGTGCAAATAGCAACGCGGGTGTTGTCATGAGCGCGGAATGCAGAAGGATCGTTTCGAGGAAAGACCAACGCTCGCCGCACTCCTTCTCCCTTGCGGGAGAAGGTGGCGCGAAGCGCCGGATGAGGGGTTCTATCGGCTCACTTCAATGTGAGAGACTACTCGCGGAGAGAACCCCTCACCCGTCTCGCCGCTACGCGGCGAGCCACCCTCTCCCGCAAGGGGAGAGGGGTAAGCGTCGCGTCCGGGACACCCGGGTGCCCTACAGCCCTGCCTTCGCAATCGCATCCGAGAACGAGCGATCTACGACCTCGGCCGCATCAAGCTTCTGCTTGATAAGGCCCCAGCGAAAATAGAGATCGATCGTGCTCTGCTCGTCCGCGACCACGCCGTCATCGATCGGCGCGATCCGGATTTTTGCGCGCGACAGCCAGTTCTGCGGCACGGCGGTCGGGATGTTCATCAGCCTGCCCCAGGTTGCCGCATAGCTGTCGATATCGTTCAGCGACCACGCCCGCGCCGCGGTGAGGCGTCGGATGAAGTCGGTCAGCTCCGCGCGCTTGTCGCGGATCGCATCGGGCCGCGCCACCTGAAAGCTCAGCCCCGGCGTCAGACCCTCCGAGGTGATGACACGGCGCGACTTGAACAACACCTCCTCCTGGCTGACATAAGGCTCCCAGGTCGACCACGCGTCGACGGAGCCTTGCGTGTAGGCGATCTTGGCATCGGACGGCGCCAGGAACGCAATCTGCACGTCAGCCGCAGCCCAACCGTTCTTCTCGAGCGCGGCAAGGATCAACTGGTGCCCGATCGAGCCACGGCCAGTCGCGATCTTCTTGCCGCGCAAATCCGCAAAGCTCTTGATCGGCGAATTCTCGGGCACGAGGATGGCAAGCCCCTCGCGCGTCTGCCGGATCGCGGCGATCGCCTTCACCGGCGCGCCTGAGGCGGCGGCGAAGGTGAAGGGTGCGTCGCCAACGAGCCCGGTCTCGATCGCGCCGGCGCTGAGCGCTTCGAGCAGCGGCGCAGCCGCGGGAAATTCCTTCCACTCGATCTTGTACGGCACGTCCTTGAGCACGCCCGCCGCTTCCATCACGGCCTGCGAATTGCCCTTCTGGTCGCCGACGCGCAAGGTGGTTTGCGCCGCTGCCAGGTCGAACGAGCCGAACAGCAGCGCGCCGGCCAGCATGAGGCGGATCATTCCGCCGCCTCGCCGCGAACGGCCTGCCGCTTGGCGATCACCTCGCGCGTCAGCGGGATCAGCTCGCGGCCGTATTCGATGGCGTCGATCAGGGGGTCGAAGCCGCGGATCAGGAAATGGCTGACGCCGAGGTCGTAATAGTCGCCGAAGACCTCGGCGACCTGCTCGGGCGTGCCGACCAGCGCGGTGGTGTTGCTGTTGGCGCCGGTGAGCTTTGCGATCTCGGTCCACAGCCGCTTGTCGATGCGGCTGCCCTGGTCGGCGAGCGAGAGCAGGCGCCGCGCGCCGGCGGTGGCATGGCCGTCAGCGGGCTTGCGATAGCCGGTCTTGTCCTGGAGCGCGGTGGCGCGCGCAAGAATCTCTTCCGCCTTGTCCCAGGCCTGCTTCTCGGTCGGGGCGATGATCGGCCGCACCGAGAGGCTGAATCGCGGCGTCGGACGGCCCTGCCTGACGGCCGCATTGTGAACGCGCGCGGTGACGTCGCGCACCTGCGCGTAGGATTCGCCCCACAGCGCAAAGGTGTCGGCATGCTTGCCCGCGACGTCGATCGCAGCGTCGGAGCCACCGCCGACGAAGGTGTAGATGCCGGCCTTCTGCAGCGGCTTCACCTGCGAAAAACCATTCTCGACATTGTAGTACTTGCCGCTGTAGTTGAACGGCTTCTCGCTGGTCCATTCCAGCTTCACCACGTCGAGAAACTCGCTGGTGCGGGCGTAACGCTCGTCCTTGTCGTCGAGCGTGTTGCCGTCCTGTCTGAGCTCGGCTGCATTGCCGCCCGTGATGACGTGCAGCGAGACGCGGCCTCCATAGAGCTGGTCAAGCGTCGCCAGCTGCCGCGCGAGCAGCGTCGGCGCGGTAAAGCCCGGCCGCTGCGCGATCATCACTTTTAACGACTTGGTGATGGTCAGCACATGCTGGGCGACCTGGAGCGCATCCGGCGTGGTCGAATGGAACGCCAGCAGCGCGCGGTCGAAACCCGCGAGCTCATGCGCCTTCGCCACGGTCTCGATATAAACCGGATCGAGCACCGGACCCTGACGCACGATGGCCTCGGACGCATTACTGTTGGCGATAAAGCCGATGAACTCGATCGACATGATGTTCTCCCTGAATGTTTGGCGGCAGGCTAGAGGCCCAATGCGGCACGGCCGAGGCCGGTGCGCGTGGAATCGTCCTGCGGCGTGTGCACGCGACCGCACAGGACGTCGCGATAGTGCCGCTCCAGCGGATTGGCGCGGGACAGGCCGTGATTGCCGGTCAGCGACAAGGCCTCCTCGACCGCGGCGACGGCGTTGTTGGTCACGGTCAGCTTGATGACGTTGGACTCGGCCGCCGAAAGCGCGACACCGTCGTCGAAATCACCGGCGAAGGATGCGATCAGCCGTGCATTGACGGCGAGCCGCGCCTCGATCGCGCCAAGAATCTCCTGCGCGCGCGGCAAGGTCGCAAGCGGCGCTCCCAGGCTGGCCGGCACGCGCTGCTTCAGGAACCCGACCAGCCAGTCGCGTGCAGCCCGCGCAACGCCGTCATAGATCGCGGCGACAAAGATCGTGTGGACGGTCGCCTGCGCGACATCAGGGGCGCGCCAGTCGGCCGGCTTGCGCACGTCGATCTCGGCATCGAGAGGAATCACGACGTCGTCGAAGATGACGTCGTGGCTGCCGCTGGCCCGCAGGCCGTGGTGATCCCAGGTCTCGACGATACGCGTGCCCGGCAGGCCCGCTGGCACCAGGAACTGTCCGACACGCGGCTCGGCTTCGTCCGTGCGCGCCCAGACCAGATACCATTTCAGGATCGGCGATCCCGTCGAATAGATCTTGTGCCCCGAGAGCCGCCAGCCGGTCTCGGTCCGGCGTGCAATGGTCGCGGGCAGGCCGCCGCGCGCAGGCGAACCCAGTTCGGGCTCGACGCGGAGTGCGTTGACGAGCGCAAGGTCTTCGACACTCTCGCGCGCGAGCTTGCGCGACAGCCGCGCCGGCCAGGTCGGGCTCCGTGCCATCACGAGATGGTTGATGTAGTGCATCGACAGCACCAGCGCGGTCGACGCATCGGCCTTGCCGATGATGCCGAGGACGCGTGCGGCGTATCGTGCGCCCGCCCCGGCGCCGCCATGGGCGGCAGGCACCGTCAGCGACAGCAGGCCTGCCTCGGACAGCTCGCGAAAATTCTCGAACGGGAAGCTTCCGGTGCGATCGTACTCGGCCGCACGGGCAGCGAAGGCCTCGGCCAGCGCTTCGGCACGTGCGATGTAGTCGGGCTCGTGATGCGCCGCGCGCCCCTTGGCGATCGGAGTTACCATGTGGCGTCCAATCCGAGCAGGCCAAGAATCTGGCGGCGCAAATCGGCCAGATATGGATCACCGCGATGGCGCGGATAGGGCCGGTCGACACGGATATCGGCCTTCACGCGCGCCGGGCGGTCGCTGAACACGATGACGCGGTTGGCGAGCACCAGCGCCTCCTCGGCGTCATGCGTCACCAGC
This genomic window contains:
- a CDS encoding CmcJ/NvfI family oxidoreductase — translated: MGLQETKIESLPFVTAELNYLAPASGKPRTYAFDPPPGEPKSTSLPEPHQVPIFDARLIAQNFSLDREGFALVRHPTQVKDFSNDDEVRAVYYPAVEAFLRATLKADRVVIFDHTVRRRVEGAADIRDGGPRQPATRVHVDQTGVSGANRVREHLPDEAEELLKGRVQVINLWRPIRGPLRDSPLAMADGTTVAPDDLVASDLIYPNRRGETYSVKYNPNHRWFYFPEMTADEALLLKCYDSATDGRTRFGPHTAFVDPTTPADAAPRESIEVRTLVFHKQ
- a CDS encoding ABC transporter substrate-binding protein, producing the protein MIRLMLAGALLFGSFDLAAAQTTLRVGDQKGNSQAVMEAAGVLKDVPYKIEWKEFPAAAPLLEALSAGAIETGLVGDAPFTFAAASGAPVKAIAAIRQTREGLAILVPENSPIKSFADLRGKKIATGRGSIGHQLILAALEKNGWAAADVQIAFLAPSDAKIAYTQGSVDAWSTWEPYVSQEEVLFKSRRVITSEGLTPGLSFQVARPDAIRDKRAELTDFIRRLTAARAWSLNDIDSYAATWGRLMNIPTAVPQNWLSRAKIRIAPIDDGVVADEQSTIDLYFRWGLIKQKLDAAEVVDRSFSDAIAKAGL
- a CDS encoding LLM class flavin-dependent oxidoreductase; translation: MSIEFIGFIANSNASEAIVRQGPVLDPVYIETVAKAHELAGFDRALLAFHSTTPDALQVAQHVLTITKSLKVMIAQRPGFTAPTLLARQLATLDQLYGGRVSLHVITGGNAAELRQDGNTLDDKDERYARTSEFLDVVKLEWTSEKPFNYSGKYYNVENGFSQVKPLQKAGIYTFVGGGSDAAIDVAGKHADTFALWGESYAQVRDVTARVHNAAVRQGRPTPRFSLSVRPIIAPTEKQAWDKAEEILARATALQDKTGYRKPADGHATAGARRLLSLADQGSRIDKRLWTEIAKLTGANSNTTALVGTPEQVAEVFGDYYDLGVSHFLIRGFDPLIDAIEYGRELIPLTREVIAKRQAVRGEAAE
- a CDS encoding acyl-CoA dehydrogenase family protein, which produces MVTPIAKGRAAHHEPDYIARAEALAEAFAARAAEYDRTGSFPFENFRELSEAGLLSLTVPAAHGGAGAGARYAARVLGIIGKADASTALVLSMHYINHLVMARSPTWPARLSRKLARESVEDLALVNALRVEPELGSPARGGLPATIARRTETGWRLSGHKIYSTGSPILKWYLVWARTDEAEPRVGQFLVPAGLPGTRIVETWDHHGLRASGSHDVIFDDVVIPLDAEIDVRKPADWRAPDVAQATVHTIFVAAIYDGVARAARDWLVGFLKQRVPASLGAPLATLPRAQEILGAIEARLAVNARLIASFAGDFDDGVALSAAESNVIKLTVTNNAVAAVEEALSLTGNHGLSRANPLERHYRDVLCGRVHTPQDDSTRTGLGRAALGL